One Lentisphaera araneosa HTCC2155 DNA window includes the following coding sequences:
- a CDS encoding serine/threonine-protein kinase — MPKDIKSFTENLDLDLTSLYDDQEENEIDESLVYPLCASLQNKLGYTEKEEIARGGEKKIFRTFDARSDRYIALARPLRDSKEHQERFLREARISASLEHPNIIPVYDIELDDASQPFFTMELLKDQTLKDLLTDFHSLENQTYDLPQLLDVFVKVCDAIAYAHSKNVLHLDVKPENINVGEFGQVLLIDWGLAKIVNNPKEEDLYLNESTLDMDLLNDMTQIGILKGSPGFMAPEQAVSQGEKSFKTDIYSLGALLYHILTGEIHVEGDCIEEYLKGTREGDLRDFKKPIAIGLKAVFYKACQLDPQQRYDSVDDLKQEIQAFLRGYATQAEEAGFLKQLKLIYQRNRIRCQLIFGFLLFSLVGTSLFIQALRESEAEAIMARKKAEKALSLYEKEKRGRESIIAEFDNSLQDFKENLGSSSKIEAHFSRLLVGSAIASSRKLDFEMALALTELAIKKNPEDYNAIAEKGFIHLIRHEFTKANDALQQCSTHSPHIYDLIRVARNYYILKPNDEQRLSNEQFLNFLEELPDNRAWLKSYMLIYDRKVNPSMTAHSDLVKGYIISLNPELTKENFNYKFTERPEGNHLDISHNPELTSLRNMGGKQFPYLSILRTLDLKTLNVSHTGLLRITNLSQLGLEEINIANTPVRNFHVLNDFKVKPKLKISRKHLELGCPEDLVISIAD, encoded by the coding sequence ATGCCCAAAGATATTAAAAGTTTTACTGAAAATTTGGATTTAGATCTCACTTCTTTATACGACGATCAGGAAGAAAATGAGATTGATGAATCGCTGGTCTATCCACTTTGTGCATCTTTGCAAAATAAACTCGGCTATACTGAAAAAGAAGAAATAGCCCGAGGTGGAGAAAAGAAGATTTTTCGAACTTTTGATGCGCGATCTGACCGATATATCGCTTTGGCACGTCCGCTCAGGGATAGTAAAGAACATCAGGAACGCTTTTTGCGAGAAGCGCGAATTAGCGCAAGTCTAGAGCACCCCAATATCATCCCCGTTTATGATATTGAGCTCGACGACGCGAGTCAGCCCTTTTTTACCATGGAATTACTTAAAGATCAGACCCTAAAAGATTTACTCACAGATTTTCATTCACTTGAAAATCAAACTTATGACCTGCCTCAATTGTTGGATGTTTTTGTGAAAGTTTGTGATGCGATTGCTTATGCCCACTCAAAAAATGTCTTGCACCTCGATGTAAAACCAGAAAATATTAATGTGGGTGAGTTTGGTCAAGTATTGCTCATTGATTGGGGCTTGGCAAAAATTGTTAATAATCCTAAAGAAGAAGATTTGTACCTCAATGAATCCACACTCGATATGGATTTGCTCAATGATATGACTCAGATTGGCATATTAAAAGGAAGCCCAGGTTTTATGGCACCTGAGCAGGCGGTTTCACAAGGGGAGAAATCCTTCAAAACAGATATCTACTCACTAGGGGCACTGCTTTATCATATTCTCACAGGAGAAATTCATGTTGAAGGAGACTGTATTGAGGAATATTTAAAGGGGACACGTGAAGGAGATTTGAGAGATTTTAAGAAGCCCATTGCGATAGGCCTCAAAGCGGTTTTTTATAAAGCCTGCCAATTAGATCCCCAGCAACGCTATGATTCAGTGGATGATTTAAAGCAGGAGATACAAGCTTTTTTACGCGGCTATGCCACTCAGGCAGAAGAGGCGGGTTTTTTAAAACAGCTTAAGCTCATTTATCAGCGCAACCGCATTCGTTGTCAGCTTATATTTGGTTTTTTACTCTTCAGTTTAGTCGGGACATCACTCTTTATTCAGGCTCTTAGAGAGAGTGAAGCAGAAGCGATTATGGCGAGAAAAAAAGCTGAAAAGGCCTTGAGTCTTTATGAAAAAGAAAAGCGTGGTCGCGAGAGCATTATTGCTGAGTTCGATAATTCGCTGCAGGACTTCAAAGAAAACTTGGGATCATCTAGTAAAATTGAAGCGCATTTTAGTCGACTACTCGTGGGCTCGGCGATTGCCTCGAGTCGCAAGCTGGATTTTGAGATGGCGCTGGCGCTAACTGAGTTGGCAATTAAGAAGAATCCGGAAGATTATAATGCGATTGCGGAAAAGGGATTTATTCATCTCATTAGACATGAATTTACCAAAGCAAATGATGCTCTTCAACAATGCTCAACTCATTCACCACACATTTATGATTTAATCCGTGTAGCGAGAAATTATTACATACTCAAGCCCAATGATGAGCAGCGCTTGAGCAATGAACAATTTTTGAATTTTTTAGAAGAATTGCCAGATAATCGTGCGTGGTTAAAAAGTTACATGCTGATTTATGACCGCAAAGTTAATCCTTCCATGACAGCTCATAGTGACTTAGTGAAAGGGTATATCATATCTTTAAACCCTGAACTCACCAAGGAGAACTTTAATTATAAGTTTACAGAAAGGCCAGAGGGGAATCATTTGGATATCTCTCATAACCCTGAGCTAACGTCACTGAGGAATATGGGAGGTAAGCAATTTCCTTATTTATCCATTTTACGAACGCTTGATTTAAAAACTTTAAATGTGAGTCATACGGGTTTACTCAGAATTACGAACTTGAGCCAATTAGGTTTAGAAGAAATCAATATCGCTAATACACCAGTGAGAAATTTTCATGTTCTCAATGACTTTAAAGTGAAACCCAAGCTCAAGATCTCACGCAAGCATTTAGAGCTTGGCTGTCCAGAAGACTTAGTGATCTCTATCGCCGATTAA
- a CDS encoding TIM-barrel domain-containing protein, producing MKLLSKKFILTAGALLLASCQSSTSSNEQIAQTPPMGWNSFDSYGVYIPQEAAIANLEEFAVKLKPHGYEYFVIDNGWFGEYKLKPGTNLPNEKHAHDIAINEYGHFMPSETYFKDGLKPIIDRSHELGIKFGIHLMRGIPRKAYDLNLPIKGTNYTARDIANTDPKENCTWCKYNYAVDMTKPGAQEWYDGLMQHMADMGVDMIKYDDIVPHPDEVAAVAKAIKKTGRPMMLSLSPGNNAPQNEEAVKSFKMGNMLRVTADIWDEQKGLDQCFEAWRKWSGYSTPGFWIDMDMIPFGQLQLMSPAPAVKEKKQKAVRLAGHGYKRWSQFSTEQMYTFMTMRALSASPLMMGGDLPTLDDFSLELITNKDMLACNQNGVQGTLEFEGSEMETWVTPNKMDSSKGWLGVFNRGTKTRKIKLSKHYLGLDSLEGLSLRDIWGDKMLQEGDWVTIPANGCLFVAYGAKK from the coding sequence ATGAAACTTCTTAGCAAAAAATTTATTCTAACAGCAGGTGCATTACTCCTTGCATCTTGCCAGAGCTCAACATCGTCAAATGAGCAAATCGCTCAAACACCCCCTATGGGCTGGAACAGCTTCGATAGCTACGGCGTTTATATCCCTCAAGAAGCCGCCATCGCCAACTTAGAAGAATTTGCCGTAAAACTCAAACCTCACGGCTACGAGTACTTTGTCATCGACAATGGCTGGTTTGGTGAGTACAAGCTTAAACCTGGGACTAACTTGCCTAATGAAAAGCACGCACACGATATTGCTATCAACGAATATGGTCACTTCATGCCTTCAGAAACTTACTTCAAAGACGGCCTTAAACCCATCATTGATCGTTCCCATGAACTGGGAATTAAATTCGGCATTCACCTCATGCGTGGTATCCCAAGAAAAGCTTACGACCTCAACCTTCCCATCAAGGGCACTAACTACACAGCACGTGATATCGCTAATACTGATCCAAAAGAAAACTGTACTTGGTGTAAATATAACTACGCAGTCGACATGACGAAACCTGGTGCTCAGGAATGGTATGACGGCCTCATGCAACACATGGCTGATATGGGCGTCGATATGATCAAGTATGACGACATTGTTCCCCACCCAGACGAAGTTGCGGCTGTCGCAAAAGCTATCAAAAAAACCGGACGCCCGATGATGCTCTCACTTTCTCCTGGTAATAATGCACCGCAAAACGAAGAGGCAGTTAAATCCTTTAAAATGGGTAACATGCTGCGCGTCACTGCCGATATCTGGGATGAACAAAAAGGTTTAGATCAATGCTTTGAGGCTTGGCGCAAATGGTCAGGATATTCAACTCCTGGCTTTTGGATTGATATGGACATGATCCCCTTCGGTCAACTTCAATTAATGTCTCCTGCACCTGCAGTGAAAGAAAAGAAGCAAAAAGCTGTTCGTCTAGCTGGCCACGGTTACAAGCGTTGGTCGCAGTTCAGCACAGAACAAATGTATACCTTCATGACTATGCGCGCACTCTCCGCTTCTCCGCTTATGATGGGTGGTGATCTGCCAACTCTCGACGATTTCTCACTCGAACTTATCACGAACAAAGACATGCTTGCCTGTAACCAAAATGGTGTTCAAGGCACACTTGAATTCGAAGGCAGCGAAATGGAAACTTGGGTGACTCCAAATAAAATGGATTCATCAAAAGGCTGGCTCGGCGTCTTTAATCGCGGCACTAAAACTCGCAAGATTAAACTCAGTAAGCATTACCTCGGTTTAGATTCCCTCGAAGGCCTAAGTCTCCGCGACATTTGGGGTGACAAAATGCTTCAAGAAGGCGATTGGGTCACTATCCCAGCAAACGGCTGCCTCTTTGTCGCTTATGGTGCTAAAAAATGA
- a CDS encoding arylsulfatase, whose product MIKSFFTFLLMLGFGSLASEKPNIIYILADDLGIGDLGTYGQKITKTPHLDQMAAEGMKFHQHYSGSTVCAPSRSVLLTGKTSGYAQIRANSPNGKYEFGQTPLAAGTQSIPTMLKDAGYATGVFGKWGLGYTHNSGNPALHGVDEFYGFKCQKHAHHYYPDFLWKNNEKVMLNKKVYAHDIIHREAEAFVRKHAENKQPFFLYLAEIIPHADLDVPADSMAEYEGKIEETKTFKGNRFYYPQDKPRTAFAGMVTRMDKDIGVLMNLLKELGIDDNTIVMFSSDNGCHIEGGADPEFFGSNGAFTGHKRDFYEGGIRTPFIVRWPGKIKAGSESNHISAFWDIMPTFAEISGAQTPADINGISMTPTLFSQGSQPAHRSLYWEIDLHESKRALRMGDWKLIKLFINNPDKKKTFLFNLKKDPAEQNNLATQYPEIVQKLEKEMDASRVPSKEFPLFSKK is encoded by the coding sequence ATGATCAAGTCCTTCTTCACTTTCCTTCTCATGCTAGGCTTTGGTTCCCTAGCATCAGAGAAACCCAATATCATCTACATTCTCGCAGATGATTTAGGAATCGGCGACCTGGGGACTTATGGTCAGAAAATTACTAAAACCCCTCACCTCGACCAAATGGCTGCCGAGGGCATGAAGTTTCATCAGCATTACTCGGGTTCAACCGTATGTGCCCCCTCTAGATCTGTTCTACTCACAGGTAAAACTTCAGGTTACGCTCAAATCCGCGCCAATTCTCCCAACGGGAAATACGAATTTGGTCAAACCCCTTTAGCCGCCGGAACTCAGAGTATTCCTACCATGCTCAAAGATGCGGGTTACGCAACAGGTGTCTTTGGTAAATGGGGACTTGGTTACACCCACAATAGCGGTAATCCCGCTCTCCATGGTGTCGATGAATTCTACGGCTTCAAATGCCAAAAGCACGCGCATCACTACTACCCTGATTTCCTTTGGAAAAATAATGAAAAAGTTATGCTCAACAAAAAAGTTTACGCTCACGATATCATTCATCGTGAAGCCGAAGCCTTCGTGCGCAAACACGCTGAAAACAAACAGCCTTTTTTCCTCTACCTAGCGGAAATTATTCCCCACGCCGACCTAGATGTCCCTGCTGACTCCATGGCTGAGTACGAGGGTAAAATCGAAGAAACAAAAACATTTAAAGGCAATAGATTCTACTATCCACAAGACAAGCCCCGCACAGCTTTTGCTGGCATGGTAACACGCATGGATAAAGATATCGGCGTCCTCATGAACCTTCTCAAAGAACTCGGTATCGACGACAACACTATCGTTATGTTCTCTTCAGACAACGGCTGTCACATTGAGGGTGGTGCTGATCCGGAATTCTTTGGCTCTAATGGTGCTTTCACTGGTCACAAGCGCGATTTTTATGAAGGCGGAATCCGTACACCTTTCATCGTTCGCTGGCCCGGCAAAATCAAAGCGGGAAGTGAATCCAATCACATCTCTGCTTTCTGGGATATCATGCCCACTTTTGCGGAGATCTCAGGAGCTCAAACACCTGCAGATATCAATGGCATTTCCATGACTCCAACGCTCTTTTCACAAGGTTCTCAGCCAGCTCACCGCAGCCTTTATTGGGAGATCGACCTCCACGAGAGTAAGCGCGCCCTTCGCATGGGTGACTGGAAACTGATCAAACTCTTTATCAATAATCCGGACAAGAAGAAAACTTTCCTCTTCAACCTCAAAAAAGACCCTGCCGAGCAAAACAACCTTGCAACTCAGTACCCGGAAATCGTACAAAAACTTGAAAAAGAAATGGATGCTAGCCGAGTACCATCAAAAGAATTCCCGCTCTTTTCTAAAAAATAA
- the nagB gene encoding glucosamine-6-phosphate deaminase produces MEVIIQKDAATAIDLTARLICDAVQEKKDSVLGLATGRTMENLYANIVKRYENDEVSFSRCATFNLDEYVGLEPDNKQSYRYYMNDLLFNKINIDLEETFLPNGVAADLAKSCQQYEEKIIDKGGIDIQLLGIGNTGHIGFNEPLSSLASRTREKALAPITLEQNGPLFGDLEEMPKRALTMGVGTILDAKKIILLATGKTKASILAKAVEGPITSMISASALQLHPNCVIICDEDAAEELEGKEYYYRIFENEPEWQTYH; encoded by the coding sequence ATGGAAGTTATTATACAAAAAGATGCGGCGACGGCCATAGACCTTACCGCGCGTTTAATCTGCGATGCAGTTCAGGAAAAAAAAGATAGCGTTTTAGGTTTAGCAACAGGACGTACAATGGAAAATTTGTATGCCAACATTGTGAAGCGATACGAAAATGATGAAGTGAGTTTTTCGCGTTGTGCGACTTTTAATTTGGATGAGTACGTCGGCCTAGAGCCTGATAATAAGCAATCCTACCGTTACTACATGAATGATTTGCTCTTCAATAAAATTAATATTGATTTAGAAGAGACCTTTTTGCCTAATGGCGTGGCTGCGGATCTCGCAAAATCATGCCAGCAGTATGAAGAAAAAATCATTGATAAGGGCGGTATTGATATTCAACTTTTAGGGATTGGCAACACTGGCCATATTGGCTTTAACGAGCCCTTGTCCTCCTTAGCCTCAAGAACAAGAGAAAAGGCTCTCGCACCCATTACTCTGGAACAAAATGGTCCCTTGTTTGGCGATCTCGAAGAAATGCCCAAACGCGCTTTAACCATGGGCGTTGGAACTATTCTCGATGCAAAGAAAATTATTCTTTTAGCGACGGGAAAAACGAAAGCTAGTATTTTAGCCAAAGCCGTAGAAGGGCCAATCACTTCGATGATTTCTGCGTCGGCCTTACAATTGCACCCCAACTGTGTCATCATCTGCGATGAAGATGCAGCCGAAGAACTCGAAGGTAAAGAATATTATTATCGAATATTCGAAAATGAACCCGAGTGGCAAACCTATCACTAA
- a CDS encoding PIG-L deacetylase family protein, producing MNFVQEKATTYIPSGKAYEEALASTTHLAIVAHQDDTEILAYNGIAQCFGQSDLNFSSVIVSNGSGSPRTGIYAAYSDEEMQAIRRDEQNKAASLGDFAAQIQLAYPSSEIKDSQNKNTVAELRAILQVALPEVLYLHNPADKHDTHVATMLRSIEALRSLPKEQRPKKVYGCEVWRDLDWMMDDEKVVLPTDQYPHIAQALIAVFDSQVSGGKRYDLATVGRRVANATYFASHEVDACDSMNFAIDLTPLIEDENLSISDYVKSTIERFQNDVCNKLDSLS from the coding sequence ATGAATTTTGTACAGGAAAAAGCCACAACATATATTCCTTCGGGAAAAGCTTATGAAGAAGCTTTAGCAAGCACAACGCATTTAGCGATTGTCGCGCACCAGGATGATACCGAGATTTTAGCTTACAATGGTATTGCTCAATGTTTTGGTCAGTCAGATTTAAATTTTAGTAGCGTCATTGTTTCCAATGGTTCAGGAAGTCCGCGTACGGGGATTTACGCAGCCTATTCCGATGAAGAAATGCAGGCAATTCGTCGCGATGAACAAAACAAAGCCGCGAGTCTTGGTGACTTTGCTGCTCAAATTCAGTTGGCCTACCCGAGTTCGGAAATCAAAGATTCACAGAATAAAAACACTGTGGCAGAACTTCGGGCTATTCTTCAAGTCGCACTGCCCGAAGTTCTGTACTTACACAACCCTGCGGATAAGCACGATACACATGTGGCCACGATGTTGCGCTCGATTGAAGCCCTGCGTTCACTACCCAAAGAGCAACGGCCTAAGAAAGTTTATGGCTGCGAAGTTTGGCGCGATTTGGATTGGATGATGGATGACGAAAAAGTGGTTCTACCAACGGATCAATACCCTCATATTGCCCAAGCACTCATTGCCGTTTTTGATTCGCAAGTGAGTGGTGGTAAACGTTATGATTTAGCCACTGTGGGAAGACGTGTCGCTAACGCCACTTACTTCGCCTCACATGAAGTGGATGCTTGCGATTCAATGAATTTCGCCATTGATTTAACTCCGCTTATAGAAGATGAAAATCTATCGATTAGTGATTACGTTAAGTCGACGATCGAGCGTTTTCAGAATGATGTTTGCAATAAATTAGATAGCCTTTCTTAG
- a CDS encoding ROK family protein, translating to MSLNIEQKVKTDLDVSYLPAYLWNQAFRKKASEEKSLDFAMALVQDNGTSFTINEKILEHSGENIELNNKFVERFLKAMLWMVGGNKVYIAGPQALFDAIKGTYSMSGERKFDNELIGKKVYGSDLEFIHCALEDVPKNSANAQSLGGYTDGCRVGFDLGGSDRKCSATIDGKVVHTEEVEWDPYFQNDPAWHVEGIKDSIRRAAEKLPRVDAIGGSAAGVYVDNQVKIASLFRGVDEEDFDSKVKNIFIELKSEWDVPIVVVNDGDVTALNGAQSCGVTPCMGLAMGTSEAVGYVDKDAKITGWLNELAFAPVDYRDNAPVDEWSGDHGCGVQFFSQQAVARLAPAAGLDFEESMPFPEQLKEVQKLMKANDPRARKIYETIGAYLGYTIPHYGEFYEMDNLLILGRVTSGEGGEIILEKAREVLDFEFPELSKQVNFHIPNETDKRHGQAVTAASLAPLN from the coding sequence ATGAGTTTAAATATCGAGCAAAAAGTAAAAACAGATTTAGATGTAAGCTACCTTCCTGCCTACTTATGGAATCAGGCCTTTCGCAAAAAAGCGAGTGAAGAAAAGAGCTTGGATTTTGCCATGGCGCTCGTGCAAGATAATGGCACAAGCTTCACGATTAATGAGAAAATTTTAGAGCATTCGGGTGAGAATATCGAGCTCAATAATAAATTCGTTGAACGTTTCCTGAAAGCAATGTTATGGATGGTGGGCGGTAATAAAGTTTATATTGCGGGTCCTCAGGCACTTTTTGATGCGATTAAAGGGACATATTCAATGAGCGGAGAGCGTAAATTTGATAATGAACTTATTGGTAAAAAAGTTTATGGTAGCGATTTAGAATTCATTCACTGCGCCCTCGAAGATGTCCCTAAGAATAGTGCTAATGCACAGTCATTGGGTGGTTATACAGATGGTTGCCGCGTTGGTTTTGACCTCGGCGGTTCCGATCGAAAGTGTTCGGCAACAATTGATGGCAAAGTGGTTCACACTGAAGAAGTGGAATGGGATCCGTATTTCCAAAATGATCCAGCCTGGCATGTGGAAGGCATTAAAGATTCCATTCGCCGTGCAGCTGAGAAACTCCCACGCGTCGATGCGATTGGTGGAAGTGCTGCGGGAGTTTACGTAGATAATCAAGTCAAGATTGCTTCTTTATTCCGTGGCGTTGATGAAGAAGATTTTGATTCCAAAGTCAAAAATATTTTTATTGAACTCAAATCAGAATGGGACGTGCCAATTGTGGTGGTTAACGATGGTGACGTCACGGCCTTAAATGGTGCCCAAAGTTGTGGTGTGACTCCCTGCATGGGCCTAGCGATGGGAACGAGCGAGGCAGTGGGTTATGTGGATAAAGATGCCAAAATTACTGGTTGGCTCAACGAATTAGCTTTTGCACCTGTTGATTACCGCGATAATGCTCCCGTGGACGAATGGTCAGGTGATCACGGTTGTGGAGTGCAGTTTTTCTCTCAACAAGCGGTCGCACGTTTAGCACCAGCAGCGGGTTTAGATTTTGAAGAGAGCATGCCTTTTCCAGAGCAACTTAAAGAAGTTCAAAAATTGATGAAAGCCAATGATCCACGAGCCCGTAAAATATACGAAACCATTGGAGCTTATTTGGGCTACACAATTCCCCACTATGGAGAATTCTACGAAATGGATAACTTGCTCATCTTGGGTCGTGTGACGTCGGGTGAAGGCGGAGAAATTATTTTAGAGAAAGCACGCGAAGTTCTCGATTTTGAATTCCCTGAGCTTTCGAAGCAGGTTAATTTCCATATCCCTAATGAAACTGATAAACGTCATGGGCAGGCTGTTACTGCAGCAAGCCTAGCACCTTTAAACTAG
- a CDS encoding ParB/Srx family N-terminal domain-containing protein, with translation MKVDIETIKTRSPYKDLFPLDKSLINDLANQIELDGFNEPESIIFQYIKNIGYVVVYGHMTLEACKRAGLIHVEATRIDFDESEEAVEYAKEFHKKRSQASTKKTPAPVDESAETEEEYIERRSLDYAKQIGDQLRLAGFESEQIKYVLSLVEV, from the coding sequence ATGAAAGTTGATATTGAAACGATTAAAACGCGCTCGCCCTACAAAGATCTTTTTCCCCTCGATAAATCACTTATCAATGATCTCGCCAATCAAATAGAACTCGATGGCTTTAATGAGCCCGAGTCCATCATCTTTCAGTACATCAAAAACATCGGCTACGTGGTCGTTTATGGTCACATGACCCTCGAGGCTTGCAAGCGCGCCGGGCTCATTCATGTGGAAGCCACTCGCATCGACTTTGATGAATCCGAAGAAGCCGTCGAATACGCCAAAGAATTCCACAAAAAGAGAAGCCAGGCCAGCACCAAGAAAACCCCTGCCCCTGTTGATGAATCAGCTGAGACTGAAGAGGAGTATATTGAACGTCGCAGTCTCGATTACGCCAAGCAAATTGGTGATCAACTTCGCCTCGCTGGCTTCGAATCCGAGCAAATCAAATACGTGCTCTCCTTAGTCGAAGTCTAA
- a CDS encoding helix-turn-helix domain-containing protein, with translation MRHNVAPPPLRDITVGHFSLHKAYTCYREEGTQDWQLLIHHKGKGVFHHLQGDLFMDDLECVLLPPRVAHDYGIPEGDDGFWAAYWAHFIPRPHWLSFLQWSEVRDGLFYFKIPDQKLYKKIIVLIQEAIELAKEEVAFSEQLAMNRLEEILIHIARVQQDLEHSGLDQRIVSAVRYIQGNYSRSINLSILSARASLSEAAFCRLFKKEMGKSPISYLEHIRITHACHFLSMTTHSIKDITFMLGFSSKSHFCARFKKFNHMTPLEYRRNALPLDNSLEA, from the coding sequence ATGAGACATAATGTTGCTCCACCACCCCTGCGAGATATCACCGTGGGGCATTTTAGTTTACACAAGGCTTACACTTGTTATCGAGAAGAAGGCACGCAGGATTGGCAACTTTTGATTCATCACAAAGGCAAAGGGGTCTTTCACCATCTGCAAGGGGATTTGTTTATGGATGACTTGGAATGTGTCTTATTGCCTCCTCGTGTCGCTCACGATTATGGTATACCTGAGGGTGATGATGGTTTTTGGGCAGCTTATTGGGCACATTTTATTCCTCGTCCGCATTGGCTCAGTTTTTTGCAGTGGAGTGAAGTAAGAGATGGCTTATTTTATTTTAAAATACCGGATCAAAAACTTTATAAAAAAATTATTGTCTTAATCCAAGAAGCCATTGAATTAGCCAAGGAAGAGGTTGCTTTCTCGGAGCAGTTAGCGATGAATCGCTTAGAGGAAATCTTGATTCATATTGCGCGAGTACAACAGGACTTGGAGCACTCGGGCCTGGATCAACGCATTGTCAGCGCGGTTCGTTACATTCAGGGAAATTATAGCCGCAGTATCAATCTCTCAATTTTATCTGCTCGAGCGAGCTTGTCAGAAGCGGCTTTTTGTCGCCTGTTTAAAAAAGAAATGGGCAAGAGTCCCATCAGCTACTTAGAACATATTCGCATTACCCATGCATGCCATTTTTTGAGCATGACGACTCATAGTATAAAAGATATTACTTTTATGCTCGGCTTTAGCTCGAAATCACATTTTTGTGCTCGATTCAAAAAGTTTAATCATATGACTCCCCTAGAATATCGCCGCAATGCTTTGCCCCTCGATAATAGCTTGGAAGCCTGA
- a CDS encoding SMI1/KNR4 family protein, whose product MREKLIATIQKLNCDNEPGTIQTSENYDIHINEKEWSPQSPLIKCPSWFSNILKSVPLSGLFFLAPEPEEQYMEEHTFLELTGWNNVLKNYPFFIPAMVNAKHYPIAESGYGYLVIEQDASPYDPIYRWDGSGMEYQKAFNSFSDLLDSIEN is encoded by the coding sequence TTGAGAGAGAAACTCATTGCCACTATTCAAAAATTAAATTGTGACAATGAACCTGGAACTATTCAAACATCTGAAAATTACGACATACATATTAACGAAAAAGAATGGAGTCCTCAGTCTCCACTCATCAAATGTCCCTCATGGTTCTCAAATATTCTAAAATCAGTTCCACTGTCTGGTTTATTCTTTTTAGCTCCTGAACCTGAAGAACAATATATGGAAGAACATACTTTTCTAGAATTAACTGGTTGGAATAATGTTCTAAAAAATTATCCTTTTTTTATTCCAGCGATGGTTAATGCAAAGCATTATCCCATTGCTGAATCAGGCTATGGCTACCTTGTAATTGAACAAGACGCTTCACCTTATGATCCGATCTATAGATGGGACGGAAGTGGTATGGAATATCAAAAAGCATTTAATAGTTTTTCAGATTTACTGGATTCAATCGAAAATTAA
- a CDS encoding type II toxin-antitoxin system VapB family antitoxin, which produces MSRTNIVLDDDLVKDCMNATGIKTKKSLVDYALKELLRKNKQKRLLDLQGKINWTGDLKEMRKGRP; this is translated from the coding sequence ATGTCACGTACAAATATTGTTTTAGATGATGATTTAGTAAAAGACTGTATGAATGCAACAGGAATAAAAACAAAAAAATCATTAGTGGATTATGCACTTAAAGAACTACTCAGAAAAAATAAGCAAAAAAGGCTTTTAGATCTTCAGGGAAAAATAAACTGGACAGGAGATTTAAAAGAAATGAGAAAAGGAAGACCATAG
- the vapC gene encoding type II toxin-antitoxin system VapC family toxin produces the protein MVLVDTSVWIDFFNSQENEKVSQLKEAISNNEDIAICGVILTEVLQGIKNKKEYELVKEIFESLSYLEMNKIIFTDAANIYRNLRKAGITIRKPVDCMIASVAMNYKIALIHNDKDFDPIEEKLNLIQY, from the coding sequence ATGGTCTTAGTTGATACGAGTGTTTGGATTGATTTTTTTAACTCTCAAGAAAACGAAAAAGTTTCTCAATTAAAAGAAGCGATATCAAACAATGAAGATATTGCAATTTGTGGAGTGATTTTAACAGAAGTACTCCAAGGAATTAAAAATAAAAAAGAATATGAATTAGTAAAAGAGATATTTGAATCTTTATCTTATCTAGAGATGAACAAAATTATATTTACTGATGCAGCAAACATATATAGAAATTTAAGAAAGGCAGGAATTACCATTCGAAAACCTGTTGACTGTATGATTGCATCAGTCGCAATGAATTACAAAATTGCATTAATTCATAATGATAAAGATTTTGATCCAATAGAAGAAAAACTAAATCTTATCCAATATTAA
- a CDS encoding type II toxin-antitoxin system Phd/YefM family antitoxin: MNAMTYTEARQNLAKTMESVCNNHDPVIITSKRERSVVMISLEDYSAMEETSYLLRSPKNAKRLLESIYEIQNGGGVERDLIE, translated from the coding sequence ATGAATGCAATGACATATACAGAAGCTAGACAAAATCTAGCGAAAACTATGGAAAGTGTGTGTAACAATCACGACCCAGTAATTATCACTAGTAAACGAGAAAGGTCTGTAGTTATGATTTCACTTGAAGATTATAGTGCTATGGAAGAAACAAGTTACTTACTTCGTAGTCCTAAAAATGCAAAAAGACTACTTGAGTCAATTTATGAAATTCAAAATGGTGGCGGTGTCGAACGAGATTTAATTGAATGA